The proteins below are encoded in one region of Vibrio sp. ED004:
- the plsY gene encoding glycerol-3-phosphate 1-O-acyltransferase PlsY, which translates to MTPLALIMIIAAYLLGSISSAVLICRVLRLPDPRTVGSNNPGATNVLRVGGKGAAASVLLCDMLKGTIPVWLGYYLKIDPIILGVVAIAACLGHMYPIFFHFKGGKGVATALGAIAPIGFDLTGMIMATWLVVAFLFRYSSLAALVTVLLAPFYAWLVKPQYTLPVAMLCCLIVLRHHQNIRRLLDGSEPKLGQKKSA; encoded by the coding sequence TGCTGCCTACTTACTAGGTTCAATCTCTAGTGCGGTCTTGATATGCCGAGTCTTGAGGCTCCCTGACCCAAGAACGGTGGGTTCGAATAATCCCGGAGCAACCAACGTGTTACGTGTCGGAGGTAAAGGTGCTGCGGCGTCAGTACTGCTATGCGACATGCTCAAAGGCACCATCCCTGTCTGGCTTGGTTACTACCTAAAAATCGACCCAATCATTTTAGGCGTTGTTGCAATTGCAGCCTGTCTTGGCCATATGTACCCAATATTCTTCCACTTCAAAGGTGGTAAAGGTGTCGCAACCGCACTTGGCGCTATCGCCCCAATAGGATTCGATCTAACGGGCATGATCATGGCGACGTGGTTAGTGGTCGCATTTTTGTTTCGTTACTCTTCTTTAGCGGCACTGGTTACCGTACTACTTGCACCTTTCTACGCTTGGTTAGTCAAACCGCAATACACACTGCCCGTGGCCATGCTGTGCTGTTTGATCGTGCTACGTCACCACCAGAATATCCGCCGCCTACTCGATGGCAGCGAGCCAAAACTCGGGCAAAAAAAATCGGCTTAA